AAGAAAGTGTCCAAATAACTACATTTACAAGATTCCACTATGgcttttccaaaataaatatcaagagATCTTACAATTTaaggtaataaattaatttaaatttagagtaTCAATGATACTCAAGATTTAATTGAACACTCCTCATAACTTACATTCAAGTAAGTTTGTAACCAAGACAAAAAAGCAAAAAATGTCTTTCGTTTTTCTGTACAGTTCAAAACTTCAAACTGAAAATTAGTTAAAGTAGCTGCTCGAATAGGTTGTTGGCTCATTTCATATGTCATATGTAGTATAACTTTAATTGAGCCAATTGGAAATAGTAGCTTGCAAGAATTtgcaacaaaacaatttttaacaaaCCATGTATTGGAGAGGAATTCAAAAACTTTAATTGGGgttttagaagattttttttatatgtatcacATAATCTTTAATcactgttttatatatttatttgaagacaATTACGAAATCCAGCTAAGCATCTAATCTAACAGCCGataagaataaaatactttagataatgttaatacatatatctaatttttttgtttgtaaacagAATCTAAAGTTACTTACTGATCTTTTTAAAACATTGGAAAAAAACATATCGACTTaggtttcaattattatttatacttataacttCAGATGTACCACAAGGTTCTCATTCCTttaaaaaaccatttttaaaGTCACAAaggaatgtaaataaaatgtgtatttattagtACACTAAATTCTACCCTCCACTAACGACTTCAGCTGCTATTAGGAGTGACAATCTGTTCTAGATTCATCTTATCCTACTGGAAATCACTCGTATATTAATACACTTattcaacttttaattttattgatttattcgtggctgattgaagaaaaaaatatatctttctttTATCTAAAATTCCAATTTCTACTTCCCTTTTCTCTTTTGTACTAAACATAAAAGTACATTGTTCATAGGCAGTAAATTCAATACATGTCAACTAATTGCCTTCTAAATCCTTGATAATCTAGCCATGGACCGGACTGTATCACTGTAACTGTGTTCTTATGTAGGTCTCATAGAATTTGCTATGGAAAGTCCTCAAGTTGTTTTGTTACTGGAATTCAGTATTGCAATTAACTTCCaaacttctataaaatatttaacaatccTTTATATTTCGTCCTCTGCGTGTAGCTGGTTTGATTTCTATTTTCGGGAACTAGTGGAAATAGTGAACTTAATGCAATTACAGAGACTCACTGAGGTCATCTGTTTCTCAAGGATTTCttttccttttattatattaaatttcaaaaatttattttatttgcaaaaatgtATATTGTCATACATTATTTGTTCTGTGGTATATAATGGCATACCATAATTTCATAGACACAGTCAAGAAATTtactattgtatatgtatatttattaggtGTGTGCcacaatataaatgtataaaacgcAAGATCgcacctgtgttttatacagcaagAGCATTTTTTGTGGTGTGAAAACCACTTCACCTTGTTCAGGCCCCTAGTGTTCGCGAGTGTATTTTGACAGTCACGATTTAATTCCTTGGGTTAAAATTGCAGCAAACATCAATACACAGTAAATTTTGCTATGTATCACCAGCATAGTGCCACATAGGGAcggaaaagaaaaaagaaatggtGAATTTGCTGTGAAAGTGCATAACTGCTTTTTTTtgctattaatttcaataagatTATCAGAACCCCATCAGCGtttttttggtattaatttcaacaagATTATCAGAACCTCATTTGGCAAAGttctaacgtcctatcgagttcaacatcaagatccctccgtctctcttAAATTTCCGCTCGTCTGGTTACTTCGCGTCCGTGGTACCGCCATGCACTGTACTATCTGCATAGCAATATATGTTCCCAAGGGtaagcatatcattgatatgcaaaaGAAAATTCTAGAAGTAAAGCCCGGAGCCccggggactccagcattcactatgTGGGATTGTTAAgcgaaaccaaaaaaaaacgcGAAGGCCACGCTTGTGTATGAAGCTGGCAATCCAGGTGAAGAGCTGAGCTgacagaccgtatgccggcaacTTGGAGAGAAGATTTCTATGTCAGACTGTCCAAGCAAGTACTGATCATTGATTTGATTAGAAAGTGATATTTTCATTAATGGATTAGTTGGTTGCTTAAGATCCATTCCATCACTTTACAAAGTACTGAAGTGACAGTTATTGGCCGATGTATTGTCAATTCCTatttaagggtttttttttgttacaggaaCTAGATTGGAAGTGTGTATCGATAGCTTAGAATCTGCGAGAAATGCCATAAAAGGAGGTGTAGACGAGTTGGAAGTATGTAGTTCACTTGTAGAGGGAGGTCTCACACCTTCACCGGGTCTTGTTAAGGAGATTATGCGACTAGttagtatgaaataaaacaataactgaGCATGTGATTATCTtcctgttttaatatatttatttttcttataagaatttaaacaaaaatatgaacttactttatttttaataaggtacTGCAGGAAACAGTTCTTtagttttcaataaacattGGTAACATCCTGGTATCAGAATTTGaacatgatttttatatttcaatttataaaactaaaaattgaaatttactatatatatatatatatatatatatatatatatatatatatatatttatctattttatataatttactattacaattatatatttataacattgtttCAGGTAAAAAATCAAGCTGAAAACCTAATGAATCACGAGGTACGCcttttgaaatttttgtttcGTAAATATGAAACGTAagcatttgtataaataattattaatttgaatttatttttagattccaAAAGTAAATGTTATGATAAGATGCAGAGGAGGATCGGATTTTTGTTACACAACGAATGAAATGGAAACGATGCTTGCTGATATTGAAGTTTATAAAGACTTTGGTGTAGATAGATTTGTCTTTGGGGCACTAACAAAAGAACAAGAAATCGACAAAGTGAATTGTGCTAAAGTTCTCAAAAATGCACACCCTGTACCAGTTACATTTCACAGAGCATTTGATCTTTGTAAAGAACCTAAAGTTGCCATCAgggatattattaatttaggttTTAAACGAATTCTGACCAGTGGACAACAACCTTCTGCTGCTGATGAACCAGCTCTGGAACTACTTGATTTcctattaaaaaactataatgataaaatagaaataatgccCGGAGCGGGTATAAACTGTGATAAtgctatgttattttttaagtctgGTTTTAGTATTATCCATAgttcatgtaaaaaaataaagcgaTTGCCTGATGTTGGTGGGGATTTGAATATGGGTTGTAATGAAATGTACGTTACAGATGAGAATATTGTTAAACAAATTagagaaattaaaaacataaagtaatatttagttttttttaataaacaatcgaGAGTATTAAATTAGTGACAAGAGattgtcaatattattatttaatatatatatatatatatatatatatatatatatatatatatataaaggcaccgattataattagaaattcatatctatgagtttaatttattcatttgttcCACGGACTCGCGGGCTTTCTGAGGCACAGGAGTGAGGACTTACAGTTTCCAAACGGAGAGTTTGGATTTAAAATatcttgacagaaaaactcaataacttctTAGTCGGACTCGTGACTAAAACCCAAGTTCTGGGCCTTTTGTAGCTTAAGAAGTTTGCAAGAACTTTTTTCAAAAACCGTTATATACAGTCCACTCAAATAATAGAATGGAACACAATCTAAGTATTTGAAATTTcgtcaattatataatattaatcgcCACTCTCCAAATATTATTGAGCGACTAAAATAACTCTGAATGGATCAACTGTCTACcattttattctgttttgcATTTATGGAATGCAAATGAATACCGTTTAAGTGCTATTATTAAACTTTGTTTAGTGATTCGTTTAATTTCCATGAAATAAATCCACTTATATTACCACCGGCAAAACTGTCGTCTCAGATCTCTGTTATGTAGGTACTATACAAAAACCTCCGAAACGGGCTATTTTTAATTGCGATAATACGAAAGAAACGTCTccttatatactatttttaaataaataaatcatgactCATTCATAGCAGAAAATGTAtatctctttttaattattaatatttatttttcattagctttgtgcaagcccgtctgggtaggtaccacccagtcattagatattctaccgctaaacaacactACTcagtgttacggtttgaagagtgagtgagccagtgtaactacaggcaccagggacGAAACACGTTCCCAAGGCTGAAAGCgagcgatgaaaggaatggttgatatttcttacagcaccattgtctatgggcgatggtgaccacttacatcatTACGTGGCCCACAATGGGGGACGAGCACGCCAAcctgtatcataaaaataaataaatattttagaagatatcTTATTGATAggcaaaaaaacatatttctcaAACTCCTAATTTTGCGGTCATCTCTGCCACCCCTTTCTACTCGCTTGTGTGCTTGGCGCGTACCTATATTGTATCATCGCTGCTAGGTATAGGTAAGGTATaggtatctatattatatattgtatatcttatgaaaaatgaattatattttaaaaatgaaactttatattgcaatttattttactatttatttatttatcggttttcttttattataaattcttccAATAACCATAAATTTCGATGATTCCCATCTGCCGGGCGTCCCGTGACGGCCACATATTCGTATATTATATCTAGCATGGCCAAAATCAAAGTTTCAATATTATGCCTCACTTGCGAGAAAATTcaacatttatacaaaaacaatgGAGAAACTGTTAAACTTCCATGATTTTTGGTACCCTGTTATGTTaagagtataaaaaaaaacttatgcaACTTACTGGTCTGTCTATTATAACGATATCCTAACTTTTACTATAAATGCGAATAAGAGATGGTTTGTTTGCTATGCTTTCACGTCTCGGCTACTCAAGCGATCATcacgaatatttttatgtacacgTTGTCAAAGAAAAGAACGTTACTCATTGTTCGCTCGTCACACTTTGTAGTTTTCACATGTTTTCACTGGTCATCGACTTTTCtcgtttaatttttgaataaggGCCCCAATCCAAAAATAAAGACCATGTCTTAATTTTCCATGTAATTTAAACATAGGCATAGCAGCTTTTAAACAGAAATAGAGGGTTGCAGTTAGAATATCCTTTGGGGCGCTGGTGCCTTTGCTTTATACTAAGGTGGTGCCActgatttatgtatatatttttatgttaaaggggcaaacgaaaaaaaaaacaactaagtaggtttatttttaacaagtatATAGGTATAAGTATAAGATTAACACGTATGTACTAATAGTAAACTTATGACTTTTATCCACGTACAAATAATTGCTATTGTTATGACCTattagtaaatatgtatataaaaaaataggtactaGCGTTAAGCTAGTTGAAAccgcggctttacccgcgcgaaatttataaaacacaaatttccaACCATTCCaaccgttttacccccttagaggTAAACCTTTGTTAAATCCAGCGGATATCTACACCCTattgtaagaaatttatatgtacccacaaatttttactaaaatattgttatgttaagtGTATAAAAAGAGCGGTCAAATCATTGTTAGGCAGTCGGTCGTTATGCTGCTTGTCGTAAGGTTCGATCCGTGATAACCGTATATGTAAAAACGCGaatataaagttgttaaaaattGTAGTTGTGAAGCGTAAGAGTGGAAACTACGTCCAATTGTGAATTGTGTAAAACTacgtattgtgtaatattgtgtattgtgGAAGTTTATTGTATTCAGTGAGTGATAATTTATGGAGAATGATTAAAAAGTGTTAAAGTGCAGttggtgtttttattataaccgcTACCCTTCTGagattatttatcaaatctcAGAAGTGGGATAAAACGCGGAAAAGTACTGACCGTTGTTTCACCTACGCCTAGAGATGGAAAGTCGGCAATCCAAGCGTTCACTACATAAACGCCGCAAGAGAAGGCGAGAAGTTGAGTGTACTAGCACGTCATCGAGTTCGAGTGATCCAGTTATAGAACGACACCATCGTTCTGGACAGAGACATACTAAAGACGAATCTCGTAATGCTGGCCGGAGTCGTGGCCGGAGGCGTGGCCGCAGTCGTGGCCGGAGGCGTGGCCGCAGTCGTGGCCGGAGGCGTGGTCGCAGTCGTGGCCGCAGTCGTGGCCGCAGTCGTGGCCGCAGTCTTGGCCGCAGCCGAGACCGCAGCCACAGTCGCAGTCGCAGCCAAGGAACCAGTCGTGGGCGCAAGCAGGGCAGCAGCCACACGCCGCATCGAACTGATGTTCAAGGTACAGATTCTACCAATGTTATTTCACGCGATAGTAATAACAGTACGCAATCAgatttagataaatttattaataccttATCATCGGCTATAACCGGAACTAATAATACAGATAAGTTCCAAAATACGGTAAATACAATACCAGAATTTGATCcatcattaaaaaaaccaaACGATGTCTATgtggttaaataaaacaaatgagtgTGCTTCCATTTTTGGTTGGTCCGAAAGACAAACTATTCATTTCGCTTTATCTAGACTTAGTGGTTTAGCAAAGATGTGGTACGAAAGTCTACCCTCACTTCTTTATTCTTGGTCCGATTGGCAAAATAAGTTGTTAGATTCATTTCCTTGCCATGAAAACTATGGTCAACTTTTAAATGATATGCTTTTAAGGAGGGCAAGATTCGGCGATTCATTAGAggaatatttttacgaaaaaaaagttCTTCTAAATCGATGTGGTATTAGTGGTAGAAAAGCTGTTGACTGTATTATTTTTGGTATCGATGATCGAACAATTAGAATGGGTGCAGAAGCTGCACAATATGAAGATCCCAATAAGTTATTTACGTTTTTGAAAAGTGTTAAGGTTACAAAAAGAGTAgataaaacaattgttaatatttctaatcaaAGTacccaaaattttaataatattaagcgaACATTCCCTGAAAGACGGTCTAACGTACATTGTTACAACTGTGGTCAAACTGGCCATTATAGCTCCAAATGTCTTCAACCTATTAAACGTTGCATTAAATGTCGTCTCATTGGTCATTTAGCTAGTGAATGCACAAAAGAAAACACATCTagtgaaaataatcaaaactcTAATTCGGTTAATACAGGAAATAATAGCGATAAAActgttatgaatataaatagtttgaaTGATGATGAAAAATACTACAAGAAAGCTTTCGTTAATGGTGTTATGGTAGAGTCGTTTGTTGATTTAGGTAGTAGAAAAACATTATTACGCGAGACCGAAGCTCGAAAAATATTGAGTACGTggaataaaagtaatactaaCACTTTAGTAGGGTTCGGTAATTCGACCGTCACACCAATAGGTAGTAGTGATGCGCAAGTCATTGTTGACGGTGTTTCTGGTATAACAGAGATTCTTATTGTACCTGATATATTTTTGCCAAAATATCCAATGTTAATTGGTCATTCGTATACTGAACAAAGTCATATTGTCATAATTAAAACTAGTGatactttaaaaatcattactaatataaatgaaacgGACATTGAaaaattcgatattaaattaaaatctaatgttGTTATTAATGGATTGACAATAGTTGATGTTTATTGTGAGCCAAATTATAAAGGTGAATTGTATATAGAAGGAGGTCTAAGATTAGAACCgcgtaaagaatattttgtgttaaagGGGTTATATACGATTGATAGTGATAAtagtaaaatacttattaaatctaAACCAAATTCAAATGTTACGTTATTACAAGGAGATACAATAGCAagagcatttaaaataaaacaaaaaccagAGTTAAGTGAAAACGTGTTGCGTATCGAAGAAGAAAATTTATGTGAATttgataatactaaaaataatatagaagataaagatataataatagacaatagtatagaaaaacaatatcgtgatatgttaataacattgttaaataattatagaaactgTTTCGCTTTTAATTTAAGAGAATTAGGTTGTACTAAAGATGGAGagctcaatattaaattaaccgaTGATCGACCAATTGTGTATAGACCTTATCGTTTGtcgtttgatgaaaaaaaagtagttaGGAATATGATTGACGAGATGATGACAGCTGGTATAATACGTGAATCAAATTCTCAATTT
Above is a window of Vanessa atalanta chromosome 19, ilVanAtal1.2, whole genome shotgun sequence DNA encoding:
- the LOC125071246 gene encoding copper homeostasis protein cutC homolog, coding for MTQNFHSKKLGTRLEVCIDSLESARNAIKGGVDELEVCSSLVEGGLTPSPGLVKEIMRLVKNQAENLMNHEIPKVNVMIRCRGGSDFCYTTNEMETMLADIEVYKDFGVDRFVFGALTKEQEIDKVNCAKVLKNAHPVPVTFHRAFDLCKEPKVAIRDIINLGFKRILTSGQQPSAADEPALELLDFLLKNYNDKIEIMPGAGINCDNAMLFFKSGFSIIHSSCKKIKRLPDVGGDLNMGCNEMYVTDENIVKQIREIKNIK